The nucleotide sequence TCGAGTATCACGCACTGCTCGCCGATATCCCTTATCCCCAAGTCGAATTGGTTGTTGAGAGCGGCCCTGAAGCGATCGCATTGCTGACCACCGACACGATCATGTACGTATCGCCAGCTCGACCGATGACCATCCCGGCGGTAGCGCCGGCCGATCAGCCGCTTAGCCCGCAGATGTTTGGTGTGAAGCCGATCAGCGATCGCCCCCGGGTCGCCCTGCTCGACGGCTTACCGATGGTAGGACATATTGCCCTGAGCGAACGGCTCATCGTCGACGACCCCGACGAAATCGCGCAGTCCTACACCAGCACTACCCAGATGCAGCACGGCACAGCCATGGCATCACTGATTTGTCACGGTGATCTGAACGCCGCGGGCCGGCCACCGACTCGGCGCGTCTACGTCCGACCGATCCTGCAACCGCATCCGGTCATCGGCAGCGAAGAGACCGTGCTGCGCGACCAGCTCTTGGTCGACCTCATCCACCGATCACTGCGCCGGATGCTTGAAGGTGAAGGGTCCGGAGACGCTCGAGCGCCCAGTGTCCGTGTCGTCAACCTGTCGATCGGCGATCCGATCCAGATGTTCGTGCGCCGGATAAGCCCGCTCGCCAAGCTGCTCGATTGGCTAGCGCACCGATACAACCTGGTGGTCTTGGTCAGCGCGGGAAATCACCCGATCGACATGGAGGTCCCCGCCGCGGCGATCGCGGAACCCGCCGAGCTGCGCCGTGCGGTTGCTGGCTCGATGTACGAGCGTGCCCGTCAACGCCGGTTGCTTTCGCCCGCCGAAGCGGTCAACGTGGTCAGTGTCGGCGCCCTGCATGCCGATAGCGCCCCTGATATTGTCAGCGACACGGTGCTGGAGACGGTCACTGCTGGAATGCCGGCGCTCTACAGTCCCGTCGGGTTCGGCCACCGCAACTCGATCAAACCCGAAGTGCTCCTACCTGGTGGCCGAAGTCTGCACCAACGACCCGGTTCAGCCGAGGGCGCCACGATGCTCTACCCGGCTGAGACCACGATGACCGGCCCAGGCATGCGCGTAGCGTCCCCGGGTTTGGCAGGATCGCTCAACGCGACCGCCTACACGCATGGCACCAGCAACGCCACTGCGCTAGCCACCCGTACTGTCGACGCCATCTTCGATGCCCTGGAATCGCTGCAGTCGGCAAGCGGGGAATTCGATTTTCCGGCAGGCGAATACCATCCGGTGCTGGCGAAGACGCTACTGGTGCACGCGGCTTCATGGGGGGCGATTCCGGATGACTTGGCAGGGCTTCAGATCGGCGAGCTCGAATTGACCCGCCGCCACCTGTCTCAGATCCTGGGTTACGGTGCGGTCGATCCGGACCGCGTTATGAGCGCGACCCCCAGCAGAGCGCTGCTGGTGGGCGCCGGTTCGATTATCGCCGACCAGCGCCACACGTTCACCTTGCCGTTGCCGCCCAGCCTGGCTGTCACCACGGAATGGCGACGGTTAACCATCACGATGGCGTGGCTGTCCCCGGTGCATACCATAAGCCGCCGACATCGCGTGGCGCGGTTAACATTTGAGCCACCGCTGCAACGGCTTGGGATCAGGCGCGCCGAGGCCGACGGGCGGGCCAGCCGCAACGGCACGGTACAGCACGAGATCCTTGAAGGGCGCCGCGCTGTGGCCTTCGCTGCCGGTGACGCCATCGAGATCAACGTCGACTGTCGGGTGGCCGTCGGCACTCTGCCAACACCGGTCCGCTACGGGCTGGCCGCGACCCTGGAAGTAGGCCCAGGGATCCGCGCAGACATCCAAGAAGAGGTCCGCCAACAACTTCAGGTACGGCTGCGCGCCCAGACTGGATCGGCAAGCACTTGAATCAGCGGCGACGGCCCTACTGAATCCTCCACGACCGTACGGTTCTAGGATCCGCGATGAAGAATGGTAAAAGCGCGCCCGCCATTTTGCTGGGAATCTTGGAACGCCGCAGTTGGATACACCGCCGTCCGCCACGGACTTTGGGAACCTACAAGCTCCTCTGTAGGTTCCCATCCAAGCTGGCGGAATTCCCATCTTTGTGACGTAGAAATGGCGGATCCGCCACAAAGATGGGAATCTCGTTAGTCAACCTAAGCGTTAGCGTCCCTTGGTGGTACCCACTCGCTTTCGGCCGCAAATTATTGGACTCGCGAATGCGTTGTACACCAGGGACATTGGCGGTCGATCGTCAAGGGGATGGCTGTAGCGACCGATCTCACGACGGCAAAGTGCGTGGATATCAGCGGGTCCATGAGAGCGCTGCGGTCGTGGGTCGCAAGAGAGTCGCGAGCTCCCCTGGAACGAGGACCGGCCCGGGCCGTATTTCTTTGGACGTCAATGCCAGTGGTAGGCGCCAAATACGGGCGCCGTGATGATGCCCGGGTGTGCTTGCAGCACATAGGGGATCGCGCGTACCGCGGTCATGGCGACCGCGAGTTGGCCGCCGGAGGAAGCGGCGAGTTCGTCGACTGGATTGTTGTCGATGGTCAGATCCACCCGGATCGGCGGAGCTCCTTCGATGCGGACGCGTACCAAGAATTGTTCGTCGGGGAGGTCGGGCCAGTCGACGACGTCGCGTGTGGCGGTCCAGTATTCCTCGGCGACCAGTACCGGTGTGCCGCGGTGGTAGGCCGTCCACGAAAGCTTCTGGGCGACAACGGTGCCGGCCGGCAAGGGGCCGAACGCGACCGGCACGTCGTGGTCGGCGGTGGCGGTTTCGATGCTCGGGCGAACCTCGTCGATCGTCAGGTGCAGAACATCGGCAGTGGAGGCTAGAGCCTGCTCGTACTGTATCGAGACGGCCCGGAACATCGGTGCGTCGACGGTGATATCCGCGGGGTCCTTGCCCATCCCCATCAGGTCGACGAGCATGCCCTTTCCCGGTACCGCCGAGCAGTCGACGAACTCCGAAACGGTGATCCGATCCACGCGCTGCGACAGCCCCGTAAGGGTGGTGGCCAGACGCTCGAACATGAAACCGGGATGCTCTCCGGCAGCGTGAAAGCGCGCTCCGGATTGCTCGCAGGCATTGGCGATTCGTAG is from Mycobacterium conspicuum and encodes:
- a CDS encoding S8 family peptidase, which codes for MDDDTTEPDPELVVVFDLAAPVTEFARAAAQVPGLEFLLEVDGDDFEADDDFHIVKKGEPTTDIVTDSLYVVMSNAQAVAELLALFQRWQANPQESFPRGLAPLRHVFELLRDVRRWGALDRVRETGLLEQWREDVAVVGQSATRVRVEIELWYRRDAGRRAQAEATVRRIIADAGGAVITEATIGGIEYHALLADIPYPQVELVVESGPEAIALLTTDTIMYVSPARPMTIPAVAPADQPLSPQMFGVKPISDRPRVALLDGLPMVGHIALSERLIVDDPDEIAQSYTSTTQMQHGTAMASLICHGDLNAAGRPPTRRVYVRPILQPHPVIGSEETVLRDQLLVDLIHRSLRRMLEGEGSGDARAPSVRVVNLSIGDPIQMFVRRISPLAKLLDWLAHRYNLVVLVSAGNHPIDMEVPAAAIAEPAELRRAVAGSMYERARQRRLLSPAEAVNVVSVGALHADSAPDIVSDTVLETVTAGMPALYSPVGFGHRNSIKPEVLLPGGRSLHQRPGSAEGATMLYPAETTMTGPGMRVASPGLAGSLNATAYTHGTSNATALATRTVDAIFDALESLQSASGEFDFPAGEYHPVLAKTLLVHAASWGAIPDDLAGLQIGELELTRRHLSQILGYGAVDPDRVMSATPSRALLVGAGSIIADQRHTFTLPLPPSLAVTTEWRRLTITMAWLSPVHTISRRHRVARLTFEPPLQRLGIRRAEADGRASRNGTVQHEILEGRRAVAFAAGDAIEINVDCRVAVGTLPTPVRYGLAATLEVGPGIRADIQEEVRQQLQVRLRAQTGSAST
- a CDS encoding NAD(P)H-dependent amine dehydrogenase family protein, with product MTVRVIQWATGQVGSAQLREIIDNPGLELAGVFAYSPAKAGVDAGTLVGRAPTNVTVTGDKSAILALDADLVLHAASKAVRDNTNTDDIVKLLASGKSVITTTSYSHLPTYGTEAMLRIANACEQSGARFHAAGEHPGFMFERLATTLTGLSQRVDRITVSEFVDCSAVPGKGMLVDLMGMGKDPADITVDAPMFRAVSIQYEQALASTADVLHLTIDEVRPSIETATADHDVPVAFGPLPAGTVVAQKLSWTAYHRGTPVLVAEEYWTATRDVVDWPDLPDEQFLVRVRIEGAPPIRVDLTIDNNPVDELAASSGGQLAVAMTAVRAIPYVLQAHPGIITAPVFGAYHWH